In a genomic window of Saccharothrix sp. HUAS TT1:
- the ald gene encoding alanine dehydrogenase, with translation MRIAVPREIKNHEYRVALTPAGAHELAQRGHDVVVETGAGLGSAITDEEYLAAGAKVLATADDVWAEGDLVLKVKEPIAEEYPRLRKGQVLFTYLHLAADQPLTRALLDSGTTAIAYETVQTSNGALPLLAPMSEVAGRLAPQVGAFALMKPSGGRGVLPGGVPGVHPARVVVIGGGVAGLNAAAIAVGMGADVQILDTNVDRLRHIDALYQGRLRTVTSNRYSVEQAVREADLVIGAVLVPGAKAPKLVSNELVADMKPGAVLVDIAIDQGGCFADSRPTTHADPTYQVHDAVFYCVANMPGAVPRTSTYALTNVTLPHAVALADRGWEAALRSDPALALGLNAHDGLLTNLPVAQAHGLAHTPLEL, from the coding sequence GTGCGGATCGCCGTCCCCCGCGAGATCAAGAACCACGAGTACCGCGTCGCGCTGACACCGGCGGGCGCCCACGAGCTGGCGCAGCGCGGTCACGACGTGGTCGTCGAGACCGGCGCGGGCCTCGGTTCGGCGATCACCGACGAGGAGTACCTGGCCGCCGGCGCGAAGGTCCTGGCCACCGCGGACGACGTGTGGGCCGAGGGCGACCTGGTGCTCAAGGTCAAGGAGCCGATCGCCGAGGAGTACCCGCGGCTGCGCAAGGGGCAGGTCCTGTTCACCTACCTGCACCTGGCGGCCGACCAGCCGCTGACGCGGGCGCTGCTGGACTCCGGGACCACCGCCATCGCCTACGAGACCGTGCAGACGTCGAACGGCGCGCTGCCGCTGCTGGCCCCGATGTCCGAGGTCGCGGGCCGGCTGGCGCCGCAGGTGGGCGCGTTCGCGCTGATGAAGCCCTCCGGCGGGCGCGGCGTGCTGCCCGGCGGCGTGCCCGGCGTGCACCCGGCGCGGGTGGTCGTCATCGGCGGCGGCGTGGCGGGCCTGAACGCGGCGGCGATCGCCGTCGGCATGGGCGCGGACGTGCAGATCCTGGACACCAACGTGGACCGGCTGCGCCACATCGACGCCCTCTACCAGGGCCGCCTGCGCACGGTGACGTCCAACCGCTACTCGGTCGAGCAGGCCGTCCGCGAGGCCGACCTGGTCATCGGCGCGGTGCTGGTGCCCGGCGCGAAGGCGCCGAAGCTGGTGAGCAACGAGCTGGTGGCCGACATGAAGCCCGGCGCGGTGCTGGTGGACATCGCGATCGACCAGGGGGGCTGCTTCGCCGACTCGCGGCCGACCACGCACGCCGACCCGACGTACCAGGTGCACGACGCGGTCTTCTACTGCGTCGCCAACATGCCCGGCGCGGTGCCGCGCACGTCGACCTACGCGCTGACCAACGTGACGCTGCCGCACGCCGTGGCGCTGGCCGACCGGGGCTGGGAGGCGGCGCTGCGGTCGGACCCGGCGCTGGCGCTCGGCCTGAACGCGCACGACGGCCTGCTGACCAACCTGCCGGTCGCGCAGGCGCACGGGCTGGCCCACACGCCCCTGGAGCTCTGA
- the gcvH gene encoding glycine cleavage system protein GcvH, producing the protein MTFPDNLLYTPEHEWVDWAPGTQDPVAVGITSYAAGSLGDIVFVELPQVGAVVKSGDVCGELESTKSVSDLYAPVSGEVVAVNDEAVNDPSLINNDPYGRGWLFKVAVTDATGLLTAAKYAELTGD; encoded by the coding sequence GTGACATTTCCGGACAACCTGCTGTACACGCCCGAGCACGAGTGGGTGGACTGGGCGCCGGGTACCCAGGACCCCGTGGCGGTCGGCATCACCTCCTACGCGGCCGGGTCGCTCGGCGACATCGTGTTCGTCGAGCTGCCCCAGGTCGGCGCCGTCGTCAAGTCCGGCGACGTGTGCGGCGAGCTGGAGTCGACCAAGTCGGTCAGCGACCTGTACGCGCCGGTCAGCGGCGAGGTGGTGGCGGTCAACGACGAGGCCGTGAACGACCCGTCATTGATCAACAACGACCCGTACGGCCGGGGTTGGCTGTTCAAGGTGGCGGTGACCGACGCCACCGGGCTGCTGACCGCGGCGAAGTACGCGGAACTGACCGGGGACTGA
- a CDS encoding L-serine ammonia-lyase, whose product MAISVFDLFSVGIGPSSSHTVGPMRAAVMFVDRLRPVLGTVDRVHVELFGSLGATGHGHGSPKAVLLGLEGHRPEEVDPAEADRRVAEIRATGRLRLGGEREIAFTEDPDLVMHRRKSLPLHPNGMSFTAHSGDTEVDSAVYYSVGGGFVVDETATGADRIKADETPLAHPFRTGDELLARCRETGLSISEVMLANELSWRDEASVRSGLLHIWAVMQECVERGCTIDGVLPGGLKVRRRAAEMRQRMTAEHYATDPLRVMDWVTLFALAVNEENAAGGRVVTAPTNGAAGIVPAVLHYYTRFVPGASDDGVVRFLLTAGAVGVLFKENASISGAEVGCQGEVGSACSMAAGGLAEVLGGTPEQVENAAEIAMEHNLGLTCDPIGGLVQIPCIERNALASIKAITAARMALRGDGSHFVSLDKVIKTMRETGKDMKVKYKETARGGLAVNVIEC is encoded by the coding sequence GTGGCCATCAGCGTGTTCGACCTGTTCTCGGTGGGCATCGGGCCGTCCAGCTCGCACACCGTCGGCCCGATGCGGGCGGCGGTGATGTTCGTCGACCGGCTGCGGCCGGTGCTGGGGACCGTCGACCGGGTGCACGTGGAGCTGTTCGGGTCGTTGGGCGCGACCGGGCACGGGCACGGGAGTCCGAAGGCGGTGCTGCTCGGGCTGGAGGGCCACCGGCCGGAGGAGGTCGACCCGGCCGAGGCCGACCGGCGGGTGGCCGAGATCCGGGCCACCGGGCGGCTGCGGCTCGGCGGTGAGCGGGAGATCGCGTTCACCGAGGACCCCGACCTGGTGATGCACCGGCGCAAGTCGTTGCCGCTGCACCCCAACGGCATGAGCTTCACCGCCCACTCGGGTGACACCGAGGTCGACTCGGCGGTGTACTACTCGGTCGGCGGCGGGTTCGTGGTGGACGAGACGGCCACCGGGGCCGACCGGATCAAAGCCGACGAGACCCCGCTCGCCCACCCGTTCCGCACCGGGGACGAGCTGCTGGCGCGGTGCCGGGAGACCGGGCTGTCGATCAGCGAGGTGATGCTGGCCAACGAGCTGTCGTGGCGGGACGAGGCGTCGGTGCGCTCCGGCCTGCTGCACATCTGGGCGGTCATGCAGGAGTGCGTCGAGCGCGGCTGCACGATCGACGGCGTGCTGCCGGGCGGGCTGAAGGTCCGGCGGCGGGCGGCGGAGATGCGGCAGCGGATGACCGCCGAGCACTACGCCACCGACCCGCTGCGGGTGATGGACTGGGTGACGTTGTTCGCGCTGGCGGTGAACGAGGAGAACGCGGCCGGCGGCCGGGTGGTGACCGCGCCGACCAACGGCGCGGCCGGCATCGTGCCCGCGGTGCTGCACTACTACACGCGGTTCGTGCCCGGCGCGTCCGACGACGGGGTGGTGCGGTTCCTGCTGACGGCGGGCGCGGTCGGCGTGCTGTTCAAGGAGAACGCGTCCATCTCCGGCGCCGAGGTCGGGTGCCAGGGCGAGGTCGGCTCGGCGTGCTCGATGGCGGCCGGCGGGCTGGCCGAAGTGCTCGGCGGCACGCCGGAGCAGGTCGAGAACGCGGCCGAGATCGCCATGGAGCACAACCTCGGGCTGACGTGCGACCCGATCGGCGGACTGGTGCAGATCCCGTGCATCGAGCGCAACGCGCTGGCGTCGATCAAGGCGATCACGGCGGCGCGGATGGCGTTGCGCGGCGACGGCTCGCACTTCGTGTCGCTGGACAAGGTCATCAAGACCATGCGCGAGACCGGCAAGGACATGAAGGTCAAGTACAAGGAGACGGCACGCGGCGGCCTGGCCGTGAACGTCATCGAGTGCTGA
- a CDS encoding glutathione peroxidase, with protein MSIHDIPLHTLDGEPSSLGALAGKALLVVNVASKCGLTPQYQGLERLQERYAEQGFSVVGFPCNQFAGQEPGTAEEIAEFCSTTYGVTFPLFEKIEVNGPSRHPVYAELTAFADNDGAAGDVQWNFEKFLLSPTGDVVARFRPTTQPEDEAVVKAIESVLP; from the coding sequence ATGAGCATCCACGACATCCCGCTGCACACCCTGGACGGCGAGCCGTCGAGCCTGGGCGCGTTGGCGGGCAAGGCGTTGCTGGTGGTGAACGTCGCTTCCAAGTGCGGGCTGACGCCGCAGTACCAGGGCTTGGAGCGGTTGCAGGAGCGGTACGCCGAGCAGGGGTTCTCGGTGGTCGGGTTCCCGTGCAACCAGTTCGCCGGCCAGGAGCCGGGCACGGCGGAGGAGATCGCCGAGTTCTGCTCGACCACCTACGGCGTCACGTTCCCGCTGTTCGAGAAGATCGAGGTCAACGGCCCGTCCCGGCACCCGGTGTACGCGGAGCTGACCGCGTTCGCCGACAACGACGGCGCGGCGGGCGACGTGCAGTGGAACTTCGAGAAGTTCCTGCTCTCCCCCACCGGCGACGTCGTCGCCCGCTTCCGGCCGACCACCCAGCCGGAGGACGAGGCGGTCGTCAAGGCGATCGAGTCCGTCCTGCCGTGA